A stretch of the Asticcacaulis sp. ZE23SCel15 genome encodes the following:
- a CDS encoding ABC transporter ATP-binding protein/permease, whose protein sequence is MSHPTGTSATPPPKLTPARCLRQWQTLATGPSRLAALLSLLDVAAAVGFAGALSAILGGLRLYGTGGAHLFGPVLILVASLCAKAALAYVIQKLNHRAARAIILKIRMDITGRLLRGQGLSSTHAVKLTSLFEDTEALGGYYARFLPARTLAAITPLILIAVVAVMSPLSALILMGTLLPFVALMALSGLTTSAQSRQQLDALSRLSSLFADRMRALPLILSFDNGPAQTAAVNRAAREVSERTLSVLKIAFTASGILEFFSALGVALVAVYCGFALLGLLPFPVAEVLDFKGGDAFTAAFFALALSPEVYAPMRRLSAAYHDQQTAVAATERLMQLTPRLSDAATAMPITAAPAIIFDQVVARFEDDPDYRIGPVSSEAAPGEVIAITGDTGSGKSTLLRRLLNPSEAFDGQILIDGAPLTAGMTIAPSIAWMSQHTPMLAGTIRDNLRLSNTALTDADMQAVLDITGVSAIIAARTDGLDHLLDERGSGLSGGERRRIGLARALLKPAPILILDEPTADLDAQAEVDILKALTWGFTGRTVVMATHSEALQALADKVVRL, encoded by the coding sequence ATGTCGCACCCCACGGGCACCTCAGCTACGCCCCCGCCGAAACTAACGCCCGCCAGATGCCTCAGACAGTGGCAAACCCTGGCCACAGGCCCGTCACGTCTGGCGGCCCTGCTGAGCCTGTTAGACGTGGCCGCCGCCGTCGGATTTGCCGGTGCCTTAAGCGCCATTCTGGGCGGTTTAAGGCTTTATGGCACAGGTGGAGCCCATCTTTTTGGGCCGGTGCTGATTCTGGTGGCGTCCCTCTGCGCCAAAGCCGCTTTAGCCTATGTAATTCAGAAACTTAACCATAGGGCAGCCCGCGCCATTATCCTTAAAATTCGTATGGATATTACCGGAAGACTGCTGCGCGGCCAAGGACTTTCCTCAACCCACGCGGTAAAACTTACGTCACTGTTTGAAGATACCGAAGCGCTGGGGGGATACTATGCCCGTTTTCTGCCTGCGCGCACACTGGCGGCGATCACGCCCCTGATCCTGATTGCGGTCGTGGCGGTGATGAGCCCGCTGTCGGCCCTGATCCTGATGGGCACGCTGCTTCCCTTTGTCGCACTGATGGCGCTGTCGGGCCTGACGACTTCGGCCCAGTCACGCCAGCAGCTTGATGCTTTGTCGCGCCTGTCCAGTCTGTTTGCCGACCGGATGCGCGCCTTGCCCCTGATCTTGAGCTTCGACAACGGCCCCGCCCAGACCGCCGCCGTCAATCGCGCCGCCCGCGAAGTGTCCGAACGCACCTTAAGCGTGCTGAAAATCGCCTTTACGGCGTCCGGGATTCTGGAGTTTTTCAGCGCACTGGGCGTGGCGTTGGTCGCTGTCTATTGTGGTTTTGCCCTGCTCGGCCTCCTGCCGTTTCCGGTAGCGGAGGTTCTGGATTTCAAGGGCGGAGATGCCTTTACCGCCGCGTTTTTCGCTTTGGCCCTAAGCCCCGAAGTCTATGCCCCCATGCGCCGTCTGAGCGCCGCCTATCATGACCAGCAAACGGCGGTCGCGGCGACCGAGCGGCTGATGCAGCTTACCCCGCGCCTGAGTGATGCGGCCACGGCGATGCCGATCACAGCCGCTCCTGCGATTATATTTGATCAGGTCGTCGCCCGTTTTGAGGACGATCCCGATTACCGCATCGGGCCGGTTAGCTCTGAGGCCGCACCCGGTGAGGTCATCGCCATAACCGGCGATACAGGCTCCGGTAAATCGACCCTGCTGCGCCGCCTGCTCAATCCGTCTGAGGCCTTTGATGGTCAGATTTTGATCGACGGAGCGCCGCTGACCGCTGGCATGACCATCGCCCCGTCGATTGCGTGGATGTCGCAGCACACACCGATGTTGGCCGGGACGATCCGCGATAATCTGCGGCTATCAAACACCGCGCTAACGGATGCCGATATGCAGGCGGTGCTTGATATCACCGGCGTGTCGGCCATCATTGCTGCGCGCACCGATGGACTGGATCACCTGCTGGATGAGCGCGGATCGGGCCTGTCGGGCGGTGAGCGCCGCCGGATTGGCCTCGCGCGTGCATTACTTAAACCCGCGCCGATTTTGATACTGGATGAACCGACCGCCGATCTGGATGCCCAGGCCGAAGTGGATATTTTAAAGGCCCTGACGTGGGGCTTCACAGGCCGCACCGTGGTCATGGCGACCCACTCTGAGGCCTTGCAAGCCTTAGCAGATAAGGTCGTGCGGCTATGA